The Neodiprion virginianus isolate iyNeoVirg1 chromosome 5, iyNeoVirg1.1, whole genome shotgun sequence genome contains a region encoding:
- the LOC124305168 gene encoding cyclic nucleotide-gated cation channel beta-3 isoform X1, translating to MERMGLLKKRMVYPVQLELNRMSSDKPSIGSWCDGDHSLLYSPNNSSERLLSVTDGPRVADPDPLTGLEELEKLYEKVPRLTKDSEEERSNYRGICESGSNAYILHSNGQLFIQERMQHLVRAFTERAQRIRRRLDFPPTPSTASSEQGDNCNCANATQVGISTAIQDDNGWSNTDDQPRSLWWRFKNIDWNKTIDPQSIKLKPIFAPEISTLIFLLSFSIGYTYIYWLLSVTLCFTYNCCVIPLRSTFPYQNTKNTVIWLICDYVADLFYLVDIVVVRPRVMFLEDGFWVKDPRLTRKNYMRKWQFKMDILSLLPLDVLYFAYGYCQALLRIPRFLKIQTFWELYNCMDSVLSNPHIVRIARTLSYMLYLIHINACAYYAFSAWEGLGSNGWVFNGVGNAYIRCFYFATKTATSIGKNPKPENEYEYMFMTASWLMGVFVFALLIGQIRDIITTATYSRTEYRKLVDETLEYMRRLNLPRELQERVKLWFTFTWEQQHTLASTNTSVLLPDEGRILDSLPIKMKTDVAINVHIQTLSKVQLFHDCDEALLRELVLKLRPVIYLPGDTICRKGEVGKEMYIVKTGQVQVIGGPTGDEVLATLTEGSVFGEISLLALNGGNRRTADVRSHGFSNLFVLSKSDLNEAILHYPDAQEILKKKARSLMRKNAARERPLTDCESEVIKLAKDPPLEMPRLIKTVLQVVSEESMTARLLKYGSQRRMQRYGDKKREAAAVGSSLFIPAYLQVVSASNELARKSTAKPTRAPRIMPITRSNAIATCLKKNVNVNNNTSLFCHERRVKKTTSEPCLGLRDVNTFQCMVVVHREMH from the exons ATGGAAAGAATGGGATTGTTAAAAAAG AGAATGGTATATCCGGTGCAATTAGAGCTAAACAGAATGTCGTCCGATAAACCAAGTATAGGATCCTGGTGCGACGGTGATCACAGCCTGCTCTATAGCCCGAACAACTCAAGCGAGCGGTTGCTATCGG TTACAGATGGACCCAGAGTAGCGGATCCCGATCCGTTGACGGGCCTCGAGGAGTTGGAAAAGCTTTACGAGAAAGTTCCTCGCCTCACCAAAGACAGTGAGGAAGAGAGGAGCAATTATCGCGGGATTTGCGAGTCTGGGAGCAACGCTTACAT TCTTCACTCGAACGGTCAGCTGTTCATCCAAGAAAGAATGCAGCATCTTGTACGCGCGTTCACCGAACGAGCCCAGCGAATTCGTCGACGTCTCGATTTCCCGCCAACACCTTCGACCGCCAGCAGCGAACAAG GGGACAACTGCAACTGCGCGAACGCGACGCAGGTTGGAATATCAACGGCAATTCAGGACGACAACGGCTGGTCGAATACAGACGATCAGCCTCGGAGTTTGTGGTGGCGTTTTAAAAACATCGATTGGAACAAAACTATAGATCCGcaaagtataaaattgaaacccATTTTTGCACCCGAAATATCGACGTTGATCTTCTTGCTATCTTTTTCGATAGGTTACACTTATATTTACTGGTTGCTGAGCGTCACACTGTGTTTCACTTATAACTGCTGCGTTATTCCGTTGCGGAGCACGTTTCCATATCAAAATACGAAGAACACTGTGATCTGGCTCATTTGCGACTATGTCGCTGACCTCTTCTACCTGGTTGACATTGTCGTGGTCAGACCGCGCGTGATGTTCTTGGAGGACGGTTTCTGGGTAAAAGATCCAAGGCTTACGAGGAAAAACTATATGAGAAAATGGCAATTCAAG ATGGATATTCTGTCGCTGCTGCCCCTCGACGTTTTGTATTTCGCTTACGGATACTGTCAGGCCCTTCTTAGGATCCCTAGATTCTTGAAG ATACAGACATTCTGGGAATTATACAACTGTATGGACAGCGTACTGTCGAATCCTCACATTGTCCGCATTGCGCGGACTTTATCCTACATGCTTTACCTCATCCATATCAACGCCTGTGCCTATTACGCTTTTTCGGCTTGGGAGGGCCTCGGTAGCAACGGTTGGGTATTCAACGGCGTTGGAAACGC ATACATTAGGTGCTTCTACTTCGCGACCAAGACAGCAACGTCTATCGGCAAGAACCCAAAACCAGAGAACGAGTACGAGTACATGTTCATGACTGCAAGCTGGTTGATGGGAGTATTCGTCTTCGCTTTACTAATCGGCCAG ATTCGCGACATAATAACAACGGCGACTTACTCCAGAACCGAGTACCGAAAGCTGGTCGACGAAACTCTGGAATACATGCGTCGGTTAAACTTGCCCCGGGAGCTTCAAGAGCGGGTGAAACTCTGGTTCACGTTCACTTGGGAACAGCAGCATACTCTTG CGTCAACCAATACCTCCGTGCTGCTTCCAGATGAAGGCAGGATACTGGATTCACTGCCAATAAAGATGAAGACCGACGTGGCGATAAACGTCCACATTCAGACCCTCAGCAAGGTCCAGTTGTTTCATGACTGTGACGAAGCATTGCTGAGAGAACTCGTCCTGAAGTTACGCCCGGTGATATATCTTCCCGGTGACACAATCTGTCGAAAG GGAGAAGTTGGAAAGGAGATGTACATTGTAAAGACCGGGCAAGTCCAGGTGATCGGAGGCCCTACCGGCGACGAGGTCCTCGCAACATTGACGGAAGGCTCGGTATTCGGAGAAATAAGCTTGTTGGCCCTAAACGGTGGCAACAGGAGAACGGCGGACGTCCGATCCCACGGTTTTTCGAACCTTTTCGTCCTGAGCAAGTCAGACCTTAACGAGGCTATCCTACACTATCCTGACGCCCAAGAAATTCTCAAGAAAAAAGCGAG GTCCCTGATGCGAAAGAACGCCGCACGGGAAAGACCTCTAACGGACTGCGAGTCGGAGGTGATAAAGCTGGCGAAAGATCCTCCGCTGGAAATGCCACGGCTGATAAAAACTGTCCTCCAG GTCGTTTCGGAGGAGTCGATGACGGCTAGACTCCTGAAGTACGGCTCCCAGCGGAGGATGCAGCGTTACGGCGACAAGAAGAGAGAAGCAGCAGCGGTGGGCTCGAGCCTCTTCATTCCAGCGTATCTGCAGGTGGTCTCG GCGAGCAACGAACTGGCGAGAAAGTCAACCGCAAAGCCGACCCGGGCACCACGGATCATGCCAATTACACGATCGAACGCTATTGCAACGTGTTTGAAGAAGAATGTCAACGTGAACAATAACACTAGCCTATTTTGTCACGAAAGACGTGTCAAGAAAACCACCTCCGAACCCTGCCTCGGACTCAGAGATGTCAACACTTTTCAGTGCATGGTTGTTGTCCACAGAGAGATGCACTGA
- the LOC124305168 gene encoding cyclic nucleotide-gated cation channel beta-3 isoform X3 gives MERMGLLKKRMVYPVQLELNRMSSDKPSIGSWCDGDHSLLYSPNNSSERLLSVTDGPRVADPDPLTGLEELEKLYEKVPRLTKDSEEERSNYRGICESGSNAYILHSNGQLFIQERMQHLVRAFTERAQRIRRRLDFPPTPSTASSEQGDNCNCANATQVGISTAIQDDNGWSNTDDQPRSLWWRFKNIDWNKTIDPQSIKLKPIFAPEISTLIFLLSFSIGYTYIYWLLSVTLCFTYNCCVIPLRSTFPYQNTKNTVIWLICDYVADLFYLVDIVVVRPRVMFLEDGFWVKDPRLTRKNYMRKWQFKMDILSLLPLDVLYFAYGYCQALLRIPRFLKIQTFWELYNCMDSVLSNPHIVRIARTLSYMLYLIHINACAYYAFSAWEGLGSNGWVFNGVGNAYIRCFYFATKTATSIGKNPKPENEYEYMFMTASWLMGVFVFALLIGQIRDIITTATYSRTEYRKLVDETLEYMRRLNLPRELQERVKLWFTFTWEQQHTLDEGRILDSLPIKMKTDVAINVHIQTLSKVQLFHDCDEALLRELVLKLRPVIYLPGDTICRKGEVGKEMYIVKTGQVQVIGGPTGDEVLATLTEGSVFGEISLLALNGGNRRTADVRSHGFSNLFVLSKSDLNEAILHYPDAQEILKKKARSLMRKNAARERPLTDCESEVIKLAKDPPLEMPRLIKTVLQVVSEESMTARLLKYGSQRRMQRYGDKKREAAAVGSSLFIPAYLQVVSASNELARKSTAKPTRAPRIMPITRSNAIATCLKKNVNVNNNTSLFCHERRVKKTTSEPCLGLRDVNTFQCMVVVHREMH, from the exons ATGGAAAGAATGGGATTGTTAAAAAAG AGAATGGTATATCCGGTGCAATTAGAGCTAAACAGAATGTCGTCCGATAAACCAAGTATAGGATCCTGGTGCGACGGTGATCACAGCCTGCTCTATAGCCCGAACAACTCAAGCGAGCGGTTGCTATCGG TTACAGATGGACCCAGAGTAGCGGATCCCGATCCGTTGACGGGCCTCGAGGAGTTGGAAAAGCTTTACGAGAAAGTTCCTCGCCTCACCAAAGACAGTGAGGAAGAGAGGAGCAATTATCGCGGGATTTGCGAGTCTGGGAGCAACGCTTACAT TCTTCACTCGAACGGTCAGCTGTTCATCCAAGAAAGAATGCAGCATCTTGTACGCGCGTTCACCGAACGAGCCCAGCGAATTCGTCGACGTCTCGATTTCCCGCCAACACCTTCGACCGCCAGCAGCGAACAAG GGGACAACTGCAACTGCGCGAACGCGACGCAGGTTGGAATATCAACGGCAATTCAGGACGACAACGGCTGGTCGAATACAGACGATCAGCCTCGGAGTTTGTGGTGGCGTTTTAAAAACATCGATTGGAACAAAACTATAGATCCGcaaagtataaaattgaaacccATTTTTGCACCCGAAATATCGACGTTGATCTTCTTGCTATCTTTTTCGATAGGTTACACTTATATTTACTGGTTGCTGAGCGTCACACTGTGTTTCACTTATAACTGCTGCGTTATTCCGTTGCGGAGCACGTTTCCATATCAAAATACGAAGAACACTGTGATCTGGCTCATTTGCGACTATGTCGCTGACCTCTTCTACCTGGTTGACATTGTCGTGGTCAGACCGCGCGTGATGTTCTTGGAGGACGGTTTCTGGGTAAAAGATCCAAGGCTTACGAGGAAAAACTATATGAGAAAATGGCAATTCAAG ATGGATATTCTGTCGCTGCTGCCCCTCGACGTTTTGTATTTCGCTTACGGATACTGTCAGGCCCTTCTTAGGATCCCTAGATTCTTGAAG ATACAGACATTCTGGGAATTATACAACTGTATGGACAGCGTACTGTCGAATCCTCACATTGTCCGCATTGCGCGGACTTTATCCTACATGCTTTACCTCATCCATATCAACGCCTGTGCCTATTACGCTTTTTCGGCTTGGGAGGGCCTCGGTAGCAACGGTTGGGTATTCAACGGCGTTGGAAACGC ATACATTAGGTGCTTCTACTTCGCGACCAAGACAGCAACGTCTATCGGCAAGAACCCAAAACCAGAGAACGAGTACGAGTACATGTTCATGACTGCAAGCTGGTTGATGGGAGTATTCGTCTTCGCTTTACTAATCGGCCAG ATTCGCGACATAATAACAACGGCGACTTACTCCAGAACCGAGTACCGAAAGCTGGTCGACGAAACTCTGGAATACATGCGTCGGTTAAACTTGCCCCGGGAGCTTCAAGAGCGGGTGAAACTCTGGTTCACGTTCACTTGGGAACAGCAGCATACTCTTG ATGAAGGCAGGATACTGGATTCACTGCCAATAAAGATGAAGACCGACGTGGCGATAAACGTCCACATTCAGACCCTCAGCAAGGTCCAGTTGTTTCATGACTGTGACGAAGCATTGCTGAGAGAACTCGTCCTGAAGTTACGCCCGGTGATATATCTTCCCGGTGACACAATCTGTCGAAAG GGAGAAGTTGGAAAGGAGATGTACATTGTAAAGACCGGGCAAGTCCAGGTGATCGGAGGCCCTACCGGCGACGAGGTCCTCGCAACATTGACGGAAGGCTCGGTATTCGGAGAAATAAGCTTGTTGGCCCTAAACGGTGGCAACAGGAGAACGGCGGACGTCCGATCCCACGGTTTTTCGAACCTTTTCGTCCTGAGCAAGTCAGACCTTAACGAGGCTATCCTACACTATCCTGACGCCCAAGAAATTCTCAAGAAAAAAGCGAG GTCCCTGATGCGAAAGAACGCCGCACGGGAAAGACCTCTAACGGACTGCGAGTCGGAGGTGATAAAGCTGGCGAAAGATCCTCCGCTGGAAATGCCACGGCTGATAAAAACTGTCCTCCAG GTCGTTTCGGAGGAGTCGATGACGGCTAGACTCCTGAAGTACGGCTCCCAGCGGAGGATGCAGCGTTACGGCGACAAGAAGAGAGAAGCAGCAGCGGTGGGCTCGAGCCTCTTCATTCCAGCGTATCTGCAGGTGGTCTCG GCGAGCAACGAACTGGCGAGAAAGTCAACCGCAAAGCCGACCCGGGCACCACGGATCATGCCAATTACACGATCGAACGCTATTGCAACGTGTTTGAAGAAGAATGTCAACGTGAACAATAACACTAGCCTATTTTGTCACGAAAGACGTGTCAAGAAAACCACCTCCGAACCCTGCCTCGGACTCAGAGATGTCAACACTTTTCAGTGCATGGTTGTTGTCCACAGAGAGATGCACTGA
- the LOC124305168 gene encoding cyclic nucleotide-gated cation channel beta-3 isoform X2 — MERMGLLKKRMVYPVQLELNRMSSDKPSIGSWCDGDHSLLYSPNNSSERLLSDGPRVADPDPLTGLEELEKLYEKVPRLTKDSEEERSNYRGICESGSNAYILHSNGQLFIQERMQHLVRAFTERAQRIRRRLDFPPTPSTASSEQGDNCNCANATQVGISTAIQDDNGWSNTDDQPRSLWWRFKNIDWNKTIDPQSIKLKPIFAPEISTLIFLLSFSIGYTYIYWLLSVTLCFTYNCCVIPLRSTFPYQNTKNTVIWLICDYVADLFYLVDIVVVRPRVMFLEDGFWVKDPRLTRKNYMRKWQFKMDILSLLPLDVLYFAYGYCQALLRIPRFLKIQTFWELYNCMDSVLSNPHIVRIARTLSYMLYLIHINACAYYAFSAWEGLGSNGWVFNGVGNAYIRCFYFATKTATSIGKNPKPENEYEYMFMTASWLMGVFVFALLIGQIRDIITTATYSRTEYRKLVDETLEYMRRLNLPRELQERVKLWFTFTWEQQHTLASTNTSVLLPDEGRILDSLPIKMKTDVAINVHIQTLSKVQLFHDCDEALLRELVLKLRPVIYLPGDTICRKGEVGKEMYIVKTGQVQVIGGPTGDEVLATLTEGSVFGEISLLALNGGNRRTADVRSHGFSNLFVLSKSDLNEAILHYPDAQEILKKKARSLMRKNAARERPLTDCESEVIKLAKDPPLEMPRLIKTVLQVVSEESMTARLLKYGSQRRMQRYGDKKREAAAVGSSLFIPAYLQVVSASNELARKSTAKPTRAPRIMPITRSNAIATCLKKNVNVNNNTSLFCHERRVKKTTSEPCLGLRDVNTFQCMVVVHREMH; from the exons ATGGAAAGAATGGGATTGTTAAAAAAG AGAATGGTATATCCGGTGCAATTAGAGCTAAACAGAATGTCGTCCGATAAACCAAGTATAGGATCCTGGTGCGACGGTGATCACAGCCTGCTCTATAGCCCGAACAACTCAAGCGAGCGGTTGCTATCGG ATGGACCCAGAGTAGCGGATCCCGATCCGTTGACGGGCCTCGAGGAGTTGGAAAAGCTTTACGAGAAAGTTCCTCGCCTCACCAAAGACAGTGAGGAAGAGAGGAGCAATTATCGCGGGATTTGCGAGTCTGGGAGCAACGCTTACAT TCTTCACTCGAACGGTCAGCTGTTCATCCAAGAAAGAATGCAGCATCTTGTACGCGCGTTCACCGAACGAGCCCAGCGAATTCGTCGACGTCTCGATTTCCCGCCAACACCTTCGACCGCCAGCAGCGAACAAG GGGACAACTGCAACTGCGCGAACGCGACGCAGGTTGGAATATCAACGGCAATTCAGGACGACAACGGCTGGTCGAATACAGACGATCAGCCTCGGAGTTTGTGGTGGCGTTTTAAAAACATCGATTGGAACAAAACTATAGATCCGcaaagtataaaattgaaacccATTTTTGCACCCGAAATATCGACGTTGATCTTCTTGCTATCTTTTTCGATAGGTTACACTTATATTTACTGGTTGCTGAGCGTCACACTGTGTTTCACTTATAACTGCTGCGTTATTCCGTTGCGGAGCACGTTTCCATATCAAAATACGAAGAACACTGTGATCTGGCTCATTTGCGACTATGTCGCTGACCTCTTCTACCTGGTTGACATTGTCGTGGTCAGACCGCGCGTGATGTTCTTGGAGGACGGTTTCTGGGTAAAAGATCCAAGGCTTACGAGGAAAAACTATATGAGAAAATGGCAATTCAAG ATGGATATTCTGTCGCTGCTGCCCCTCGACGTTTTGTATTTCGCTTACGGATACTGTCAGGCCCTTCTTAGGATCCCTAGATTCTTGAAG ATACAGACATTCTGGGAATTATACAACTGTATGGACAGCGTACTGTCGAATCCTCACATTGTCCGCATTGCGCGGACTTTATCCTACATGCTTTACCTCATCCATATCAACGCCTGTGCCTATTACGCTTTTTCGGCTTGGGAGGGCCTCGGTAGCAACGGTTGGGTATTCAACGGCGTTGGAAACGC ATACATTAGGTGCTTCTACTTCGCGACCAAGACAGCAACGTCTATCGGCAAGAACCCAAAACCAGAGAACGAGTACGAGTACATGTTCATGACTGCAAGCTGGTTGATGGGAGTATTCGTCTTCGCTTTACTAATCGGCCAG ATTCGCGACATAATAACAACGGCGACTTACTCCAGAACCGAGTACCGAAAGCTGGTCGACGAAACTCTGGAATACATGCGTCGGTTAAACTTGCCCCGGGAGCTTCAAGAGCGGGTGAAACTCTGGTTCACGTTCACTTGGGAACAGCAGCATACTCTTG CGTCAACCAATACCTCCGTGCTGCTTCCAGATGAAGGCAGGATACTGGATTCACTGCCAATAAAGATGAAGACCGACGTGGCGATAAACGTCCACATTCAGACCCTCAGCAAGGTCCAGTTGTTTCATGACTGTGACGAAGCATTGCTGAGAGAACTCGTCCTGAAGTTACGCCCGGTGATATATCTTCCCGGTGACACAATCTGTCGAAAG GGAGAAGTTGGAAAGGAGATGTACATTGTAAAGACCGGGCAAGTCCAGGTGATCGGAGGCCCTACCGGCGACGAGGTCCTCGCAACATTGACGGAAGGCTCGGTATTCGGAGAAATAAGCTTGTTGGCCCTAAACGGTGGCAACAGGAGAACGGCGGACGTCCGATCCCACGGTTTTTCGAACCTTTTCGTCCTGAGCAAGTCAGACCTTAACGAGGCTATCCTACACTATCCTGACGCCCAAGAAATTCTCAAGAAAAAAGCGAG GTCCCTGATGCGAAAGAACGCCGCACGGGAAAGACCTCTAACGGACTGCGAGTCGGAGGTGATAAAGCTGGCGAAAGATCCTCCGCTGGAAATGCCACGGCTGATAAAAACTGTCCTCCAG GTCGTTTCGGAGGAGTCGATGACGGCTAGACTCCTGAAGTACGGCTCCCAGCGGAGGATGCAGCGTTACGGCGACAAGAAGAGAGAAGCAGCAGCGGTGGGCTCGAGCCTCTTCATTCCAGCGTATCTGCAGGTGGTCTCG GCGAGCAACGAACTGGCGAGAAAGTCAACCGCAAAGCCGACCCGGGCACCACGGATCATGCCAATTACACGATCGAACGCTATTGCAACGTGTTTGAAGAAGAATGTCAACGTGAACAATAACACTAGCCTATTTTGTCACGAAAGACGTGTCAAGAAAACCACCTCCGAACCCTGCCTCGGACTCAGAGATGTCAACACTTTTCAGTGCATGGTTGTTGTCCACAGAGAGATGCACTGA
- the LOC124305168 gene encoding cyclic nucleotide-gated cation channel beta-3 isoform X4, whose product MERMGLLKKRMVYPVQLELNRMSSDKPSIGSWCDGDHSLLYSPNNSSERLLSVTDGPRVADPDPLTGLEELEKLYEKVPRLTKDSEEERSNYRGICESGSNAYILHSNGQLFIQERMQHLVRAFTERAQRIRRRLDFPPTPSTASSEQGDNCNCANATQVGISTAIQDDNGWSNTDDQPRSLWWRFKNIDWNKTIDPQSYTYIYWLLSVTLCFTYNCCVIPLRSTFPYQNTKNTVIWLICDYVADLFYLVDIVVVRPRVMFLEDGFWVKDPRLTRKNYMRKWQFKMDILSLLPLDVLYFAYGYCQALLRIPRFLKIQTFWELYNCMDSVLSNPHIVRIARTLSYMLYLIHINACAYYAFSAWEGLGSNGWVFNGVGNAYIRCFYFATKTATSIGKNPKPENEYEYMFMTASWLMGVFVFALLIGQIRDIITTATYSRTEYRKLVDETLEYMRRLNLPRELQERVKLWFTFTWEQQHTLASTNTSVLLPDEGRILDSLPIKMKTDVAINVHIQTLSKVQLFHDCDEALLRELVLKLRPVIYLPGDTICRKGEVGKEMYIVKTGQVQVIGGPTGDEVLATLTEGSVFGEISLLALNGGNRRTADVRSHGFSNLFVLSKSDLNEAILHYPDAQEILKKKARSLMRKNAARERPLTDCESEVIKLAKDPPLEMPRLIKTVLQVVSEESMTARLLKYGSQRRMQRYGDKKREAAAVGSSLFIPAYLQVVSASNELARKSTAKPTRAPRIMPITRSNAIATCLKKNVNVNNNTSLFCHERRVKKTTSEPCLGLRDVNTFQCMVVVHREMH is encoded by the exons ATGGAAAGAATGGGATTGTTAAAAAAG AGAATGGTATATCCGGTGCAATTAGAGCTAAACAGAATGTCGTCCGATAAACCAAGTATAGGATCCTGGTGCGACGGTGATCACAGCCTGCTCTATAGCCCGAACAACTCAAGCGAGCGGTTGCTATCGG TTACAGATGGACCCAGAGTAGCGGATCCCGATCCGTTGACGGGCCTCGAGGAGTTGGAAAAGCTTTACGAGAAAGTTCCTCGCCTCACCAAAGACAGTGAGGAAGAGAGGAGCAATTATCGCGGGATTTGCGAGTCTGGGAGCAACGCTTACAT TCTTCACTCGAACGGTCAGCTGTTCATCCAAGAAAGAATGCAGCATCTTGTACGCGCGTTCACCGAACGAGCCCAGCGAATTCGTCGACGTCTCGATTTCCCGCCAACACCTTCGACCGCCAGCAGCGAACAAG GGGACAACTGCAACTGCGCGAACGCGACGCAGGTTGGAATATCAACGGCAATTCAGGACGACAACGGCTGGTCGAATACAGACGATCAGCCTCGGAGTTTGTGGTGGCGTTTTAAAAACATCGATTGGAACAAAACTATAGATCCGcaaa GTTACACTTATATTTACTGGTTGCTGAGCGTCACACTGTGTTTCACTTATAACTGCTGCGTTATTCCGTTGCGGAGCACGTTTCCATATCAAAATACGAAGAACACTGTGATCTGGCTCATTTGCGACTATGTCGCTGACCTCTTCTACCTGGTTGACATTGTCGTGGTCAGACCGCGCGTGATGTTCTTGGAGGACGGTTTCTGGGTAAAAGATCCAAGGCTTACGAGGAAAAACTATATGAGAAAATGGCAATTCAAG ATGGATATTCTGTCGCTGCTGCCCCTCGACGTTTTGTATTTCGCTTACGGATACTGTCAGGCCCTTCTTAGGATCCCTAGATTCTTGAAG ATACAGACATTCTGGGAATTATACAACTGTATGGACAGCGTACTGTCGAATCCTCACATTGTCCGCATTGCGCGGACTTTATCCTACATGCTTTACCTCATCCATATCAACGCCTGTGCCTATTACGCTTTTTCGGCTTGGGAGGGCCTCGGTAGCAACGGTTGGGTATTCAACGGCGTTGGAAACGC ATACATTAGGTGCTTCTACTTCGCGACCAAGACAGCAACGTCTATCGGCAAGAACCCAAAACCAGAGAACGAGTACGAGTACATGTTCATGACTGCAAGCTGGTTGATGGGAGTATTCGTCTTCGCTTTACTAATCGGCCAG ATTCGCGACATAATAACAACGGCGACTTACTCCAGAACCGAGTACCGAAAGCTGGTCGACGAAACTCTGGAATACATGCGTCGGTTAAACTTGCCCCGGGAGCTTCAAGAGCGGGTGAAACTCTGGTTCACGTTCACTTGGGAACAGCAGCATACTCTTG CGTCAACCAATACCTCCGTGCTGCTTCCAGATGAAGGCAGGATACTGGATTCACTGCCAATAAAGATGAAGACCGACGTGGCGATAAACGTCCACATTCAGACCCTCAGCAAGGTCCAGTTGTTTCATGACTGTGACGAAGCATTGCTGAGAGAACTCGTCCTGAAGTTACGCCCGGTGATATATCTTCCCGGTGACACAATCTGTCGAAAG GGAGAAGTTGGAAAGGAGATGTACATTGTAAAGACCGGGCAAGTCCAGGTGATCGGAGGCCCTACCGGCGACGAGGTCCTCGCAACATTGACGGAAGGCTCGGTATTCGGAGAAATAAGCTTGTTGGCCCTAAACGGTGGCAACAGGAGAACGGCGGACGTCCGATCCCACGGTTTTTCGAACCTTTTCGTCCTGAGCAAGTCAGACCTTAACGAGGCTATCCTACACTATCCTGACGCCCAAGAAATTCTCAAGAAAAAAGCGAG GTCCCTGATGCGAAAGAACGCCGCACGGGAAAGACCTCTAACGGACTGCGAGTCGGAGGTGATAAAGCTGGCGAAAGATCCTCCGCTGGAAATGCCACGGCTGATAAAAACTGTCCTCCAG GTCGTTTCGGAGGAGTCGATGACGGCTAGACTCCTGAAGTACGGCTCCCAGCGGAGGATGCAGCGTTACGGCGACAAGAAGAGAGAAGCAGCAGCGGTGGGCTCGAGCCTCTTCATTCCAGCGTATCTGCAGGTGGTCTCG GCGAGCAACGAACTGGCGAGAAAGTCAACCGCAAAGCCGACCCGGGCACCACGGATCATGCCAATTACACGATCGAACGCTATTGCAACGTGTTTGAAGAAGAATGTCAACGTGAACAATAACACTAGCCTATTTTGTCACGAAAGACGTGTCAAGAAAACCACCTCCGAACCCTGCCTCGGACTCAGAGATGTCAACACTTTTCAGTGCATGGTTGTTGTCCACAGAGAGATGCACTGA